The following coding sequences are from one Tissierellales bacterium window:
- a CDS encoding phosphoribosylformylglycinamidine synthase encodes MKQVKRFFTRKKTPFDVESRELREEINSLFHLNLEEVGLWHRYDVEAELEPYLWEKIKKYILSEPNTDEITVLDPDENKWNSYFAIEYLPGQYDQRADSAEQCIQIIAEGKFAKVRYAKCIGLRGNFSEIELAKIKSYLINTVDSREANLERVESLEQNYDIPSDISRYDGLKDWDLEKLKAFYEKQSMAMTFDDLKHCQKYFADRGIDPTETELKVIDTYWSDHCRHTTFNTEISNIAFEKDNYVELKEKAYETYLEQKKKYRKNRPVTLMDLATLAMKELRETGELDNLDKSEEINACSIEIPIEINGKEEQYLLQFKNETHNHPTEIEPFGGAATCLGGAIRDPLSGRAYVYQAMRVTGSSDPRESIEDTMKGKLPQRKITTGAADGYSSYGNQIGLATGEVREYYHDGFKAKRMEVGAVIGIVAKKDVRREEPASGDLVVVLGGATGRDGCGGATGSSKAHDVDSINQSGAEVQKGNPPEERKLQRLFRNAEFTHFIKRSNDFGAGGVSVAIGELSDSMDIDLNKLPKKYEGLNGTELAISESQERMAIVIEAKDLERVIELSKEENLSAVCVAEITDTGLMRMKWRDKWIVELDREFLETNGVMQKTDVIIGAIESESYFKTRVSRDWKAELYDRLEQLNGSSQIELAEKFDSSIGMNTVLNPYGGITQTTKVDGMVARIPILGEKTEKVSYMSHGYDPYLASWSPFHGGLYSGIIATSKLVAMGCDYKTIRLSCQEYFERLRGDEKRWGKPMAALLGAYHFQHNMKLAAIGGKDSMSGSFEEIDVPPTLISFAVGHGDINEVVSPEFKLENSEIWYFKADRDELEDVSYRNLKLFYEEFHQLAKINKIQAAKAIDSTGVLPSLATMSFGNEIGAELESGENNDWFEVAYGSIVFETKIGDISDEFVQKHGLKLLGKTTSEKIIKVADEAVKIHDIKNRWRKPLEDVFKAHDEKSEPALDLTSDKKEFRASIIKKVKPRVLIPVFPGTNCEYDISRKFEMAGGDTEILVFRNRSKEELNASIEALADSIKQSQIIAIPGGFSAGDEPEGSGKFIAAIFRHPKLAERLMNHIKEEDGLMIGICNGFQALVKLGLLPYGEIRTLEEDAPTLTFNAINRHVARVSKTKITSVNSPWMANVNIGDIHNIAISHGEGRFFANEEWVKTLKDKGQIITQYVDANGNPQKSGVDNPNGSTEAIEGIISPDGRILGKMGHSERYEEGLLKNIPGNKKQDLFTAGISYYK; translated from the coding sequence ATGAAACAAGTAAAAAGATTTTTTACCAGAAAAAAAACACCATTTGATGTTGAAAGCAGAGAGTTAAGAGAGGAAATCAATTCATTATTTCATTTGAATTTAGAAGAAGTTGGACTTTGGCATAGATATGATGTGGAGGCGGAGCTTGAGCCTTATTTATGGGAAAAGATCAAGAAATACATCTTGTCAGAACCAAATACAGACGAGATTACAGTATTAGATCCAGATGAAAATAAGTGGAATAGCTATTTTGCTATAGAGTATTTGCCAGGGCAATACGACCAAAGAGCCGATTCAGCAGAGCAGTGCATACAGATAATAGCTGAAGGAAAATTCGCTAAGGTGAGATATGCTAAATGTATAGGGCTTAGAGGCAATTTTAGTGAGATAGAGTTAGCAAAAATAAAAAGCTACTTGATAAATACAGTTGACTCAAGAGAAGCAAATCTTGAGAGGGTGGAGAGCTTAGAGCAAAATTATGATATTCCAAGTGATATAAGCAGATATGATGGGCTTAAAGATTGGGATTTAGAAAAATTAAAAGCATTTTACGAAAAACAGAGCATGGCTATGACGTTTGATGATTTGAAACATTGTCAGAAGTATTTTGCAGACAGAGGAATAGATCCAACAGAGACGGAGCTAAAGGTGATAGATACTTATTGGTCAGATCATTGTAGACATACGACATTTAACACAGAAATTTCAAATATAGCCTTTGAGAAAGACAATTATGTTGAGCTTAAAGAAAAGGCGTATGAAACGTACTTAGAACAAAAGAAGAAATACAGAAAAAATCGCCCAGTTACTCTTATGGATTTAGCAACTCTTGCAATGAAAGAACTCAGAGAAACTGGTGAACTTGACAATTTAGACAAATCAGAAGAAATCAATGCATGTTCGATAGAGATTCCTATAGAAATAAACGGAAAAGAAGAGCAGTATTTATTGCAATTTAAGAATGAGACACACAATCATCCAACAGAGATAGAGCCATTTGGAGGAGCTGCAACTTGCTTAGGTGGAGCTATTAGAGATCCACTATCAGGAAGAGCTTATGTTTATCAGGCTATGAGAGTGACAGGAAGTAGTGATCCTAGAGAATCTATAGAAGATACTATGAAAGGTAAATTACCTCAGAGAAAAATAACAACAGGGGCAGCTGATGGTTATAGTAGTTATGGAAATCAGATAGGGCTTGCGACAGGAGAAGTTAGAGAGTATTATCACGACGGATTTAAGGCAAAGAGAATGGAAGTTGGAGCTGTAATAGGAATAGTTGCAAAGAAAGATGTAAGACGAGAGGAACCAGCTTCGGGAGATTTGGTAGTAGTTTTAGGTGGTGCAACAGGAAGAGATGGCTGTGGTGGAGCGACAGGTTCATCGAAAGCACATGACGTGGATTCGATTAATCAGAGTGGAGCAGAAGTTCAAAAAGGAAATCCACCAGAAGAAAGAAAACTTCAAAGATTATTTAGAAATGCTGAGTTTACACATTTTATAAAGCGATCAAATGATTTTGGGGCAGGCGGAGTATCTGTAGCTATAGGAGAATTATCAGATAGCATGGACATAGACTTGAATAAATTACCAAAAAAATATGAAGGTCTAAATGGAACAGAGCTCGCTATATCAGAATCACAGGAGCGAATGGCTATAGTTATAGAGGCAAAAGATTTGGAAAGAGTTATAGAACTTTCAAAAGAAGAGAATTTAAGTGCGGTGTGTGTAGCAGAGATTACAGATACAGGGCTTATGAGAATGAAGTGGAGAGATAAGTGGATTGTAGAGCTTGATAGAGAATTTTTGGAGACAAATGGAGTTATGCAAAAAACTGATGTCATAATCGGAGCGATAGAATCTGAGTCATATTTTAAAACTAGAGTTAGCAGAGATTGGAAAGCGGAGTTATATGACAGACTTGAGCAATTAAATGGTTCATCTCAAATCGAATTGGCAGAAAAATTTGACAGTTCCATAGGTATGAATACAGTACTAAATCCATATGGTGGAATAACTCAAACTACCAAGGTTGACGGAATGGTAGCACGAATTCCTATTTTAGGTGAAAAAACAGAAAAGGTTAGTTATATGAGTCATGGGTATGATCCATATCTAGCATCTTGGAGTCCATTTCATGGAGGTCTATACTCGGGAATTATAGCAACTAGTAAACTTGTGGCTATGGGCTGTGATTATAAGACTATAAGACTCTCTTGTCAGGAGTATTTTGAAAGACTTAGAGGAGATGAGAAACGATGGGGAAAACCTATGGCAGCACTTTTGGGGGCATATCATTTCCAGCATAATATGAAACTTGCTGCAATTGGTGGAAAAGACAGTATGTCAGGTAGTTTTGAAGAGATAGACGTACCTCCAACACTTATAAGTTTTGCAGTTGGGCATGGAGATATAAATGAAGTGGTATCTCCAGAATTTAAGTTAGAAAATAGTGAAATTTGGTATTTCAAAGCAGATAGAGATGAATTGGAAGATGTAAGTTATAGAAATTTAAAGTTGTTTTACGAAGAGTTCCATCAATTGGCAAAAATAAATAAAATACAAGCTGCAAAAGCAATAGATTCTACTGGAGTATTGCCAAGTCTAGCTACTATGAGTTTTGGAAATGAAATAGGAGCTGAGTTAGAAAGTGGAGAAAATAATGATTGGTTTGAAGTGGCTTATGGAAGTATAGTGTTTGAAACTAAGATTGGTGATATATCTGATGAGTTTGTTCAGAAGCATGGACTCAAATTATTGGGAAAAACTACATCAGAAAAGATAATAAAAGTGGCAGATGAAGCAGTAAAAATACATGATATAAAAAATAGATGGAGAAAACCATTAGAAGATGTGTTTAAGGCTCATGATGAAAAGAGTGAGCCAGCATTAGATTTGACTTCCGATAAGAAGGAATTTAGAGCATCCATAATAAAAAAAGTAAAACCTAGAGTTTTGATTCCAGTTTTTCCAGGAACAAATTGTGAGTACGATATATCTAGAAAATTTGAAATGGCAGGCGGAGATACCGAAATTTTGGTATTTAGAAATAGAAGCAAGGAAGAGTTAAATGCGTCGATAGAAGCTCTTGCAGATAGTATAAAGCAAAGTCAGATAATAGCTATTCCTGGAGGTTTTAGTGCTGGGGATGAACCAGAGGGTTCTGGAAAATTTATAGCAGCTATATTTAGACATCCGAAATTAGCTGAGAGACTTATGAATCACATAAAAGAAGAGGATGGATTGATGATTGGTATTTGTAATGGTTTTCAAGCTCTTGTAAAATTGGGACTGCTTCCATACGGTGAGATAAGAACATTGGAGGAAGATGCGCCAACACTGACATTTAATGCTATAAATAGACATGTGGCTAGAGTTTCAAAAACTAAAATTACATCAGTAAATTCACCATGGATGGCAAATGTAAATATAGGAGATATTCACAATATAGCTATATCACACGGTGAGGGAAGATTTTTTGCAAATGAAGAGTGGGTCAAAACATTAAAAGATAAGGGACAAATTATTACTCAATATGTAGATGCTAATGGAAATCCACAGAAAAGTGGAGTAGATAATCCAAATGGATCTACAGAAGCTATAGAGGGAATCATAAGTCCAGATGGCAGAATACTTGGCAAAATGGGTCATAGTGAGCGCTATGAAGAGGGACTTTTGAAAAATATACCAGGTAACAAGAAACAAGATTTATTTACAGCAGGGATATCATATTACAAATAA
- the purE gene encoding 5-(carboxyamino)imidazole ribonucleotide mutase, translating into MKVAIVMGSKTDLPIVEKTFELLKKFGIDYEARILSAHRTPEEALDFSRNAQKNGFDLIIAAAGKAAHLPGVLAAVTTLPIIGLPIKSSTLDGMDSLLSIVQMPKGVPVATVAINGAENAAILAAQIMSLKYSILTSKLEAHKEEMRLDVLAQEI; encoded by the coding sequence ATGAAAGTAGCCATTGTAATGGGAAGCAAGACTGATCTTCCTATAGTAGAAAAAACATTTGAATTATTGAAGAAATTTGGGATTGATTACGAAGCTAGGATATTGTCAGCTCACAGAACACCGGAGGAAGCACTTGACTTTTCAAGAAATGCTCAGAAGAATGGATTTGATTTAATCATAGCGGCGGCAGGGAAAGCAGCTCATTTGCCAGGAGTACTCGCAGCAGTGACTACTCTACCTATTATAGGTCTTCCAATTAAATCATCTACACTAGATGGAATGGATTCGTTACTTTCTATAGTACAGATGCCTAAAGGGGTTCCGGTAGCTACAGTAGCTATAAATGGGGCAGAAAATGCAGCTATACTAGCAGCTCAGATTATGAGTCTTAAATACAGTATATTGACATCAAAATTAGAAGCACACAAAGAAGAAATGAGATTAGACGTTTTAGCGCAAGAAATATAA